From one Colletotrichum destructivum chromosome 3, complete sequence genomic stretch:
- a CDS encoding Putative SNARE-complex protein Syntaxin-18 produces the protein MDITPVFNELLRKRNAPIVTEKKISLETIDGFLKEAYRINHHITSLHNELKDVRQAYLSTAQPRKTHIRPGSNGSQPRHLTDRDREEVDANAKQMLRELNASITALRDAEVLRRETETAVIRKKFVRGLGALGAWAAGAAAGGGAGASNDSGKTAEHLAAEAKARTIEQHRDEVIQSLRRGLQLCGRTQQDMMEVRLTREMEKNRSVLAKAGGGSAMPELGGFYESMSKSAAKAGLPLDEGSRSYKPQEELTEEQIQMFEKGNQDMLQHYNSTLDKVRTAEKSLLEIAELQTLLVGNLATQSAHIEQLVADSENITQDVGGGNKQLKKAAQRPSAARYTFFASAGLCAFLILWDLVI, from the exons ATGGACATCACGCCAGTGTTCAATGAGCTGCTGCGGAAGCGCAACGCACCCATCGTcacggagaagaagatcagCCTCGAAACGATTGATGGTTTCCTCAAAGAGGCGTACAGAATA AACCACCATATAACGAGCCTCCACAACGAGCTCAAAGATGTCCGACAGGCCTACCTCTCAACGGCGCAGCCGCGCAAGACGCACATTCGACCGGGGAGTAACGGAAGTCAGCCCCGCCATCTCACCGACCGCGACCGTGAAGAGGTGGACGCCAACGCGAAGCAGATGCTGCGGGAGTTGAACGCCAGCATCACGGCGCTCCGGGACGCCGAGGTGCTCCGCCGCGAgaccgagacggccgtcatCCGCAAGAAATTCGTCCGGGGCCTGGGCGCGCTCGGCGCATGGGCGGCCGGCGCAGCTgcgggaggcggcgccggcgcatCGAACGACAGCGGCAAGACGGCGGAGCacctggcggcggaggccaaGGCACGGACGATCGAGCAGCACCGCGACGAGGTGATCCAGTCGCTGAGGAGGGGCCTGCAACTGTGCGGGCGCACACAGCAGGACATGATGGAGGTGCGGCTGAcgagggagatggagaagaatCGGAGCGTGCTGGCAAAGGCcgggggcggcagcgcgaTGCCGGAGCTCGGAGGATTCTATGAGTCGATGAGCAAGAGCGCAGCGAAGGCTGGGCTGCCGCTGGACGAGGGCAGCAGATCGTACAAGCCGCAAGAGGAGCTCACTGAGGAGCAGATCCAGATGTTCGAAAAGGGGAACCAGGACATGCTACAGCATTACAACAGCACGTTGGACAAAGTCAG gaCGGCGGAGAAGTCGCTGCTCGAGATTGCGGAGCTGCAGACGCTGCTGGTGGGTAACCTGGCAACGCAGTCGGCGCACATTGAGCAGCTCGTGGCGGACTCGGAGAACATCACGCAGGACGTCGGGGGCGGGAACAAGCAGCTCAAGAAGGCGGCCCAGCGGCCCAGCGCGGCGCGGTACACGTTCTTCGCGTCGGCGGGGCTGTGCGCGTTTCTGATCCTCTGGGACTTGGTTATATAG
- a CDS encoding Putative major facilitator superfamily, MFS transporter superfamily, with the protein MRHDGLNEKGPEGKQQCPLSTPSLHEPPVAPLPSDSNAGLANDDKDQHGAPPDDAPEDPENLARQPSGPAYSVFTPSTKRWIAFMAAIACFVPPMSANIYYPVLAPIADDLGVSVALVNLTVTSYMVLQAISPTIFGDFGDMAGRRPAFLVAFTIYLVACVGLALQRNYAALLVLRMLQSGGSSGAIALGFAMVADISTSSERGKYMGIVGAGINVGPTIGPVLGGVLTQYFGWASIFWFCVVLIGLWLIPYALFIPETCRNVVGNGSLPPQPWNRPVVDLVRRRRRRRHRSNITAENADPLSRSESAATAAQPRRKLRFPNPIRSVKIIFEKEMGLVLAYNSMLYVAFICVAATLGTLFREIYGFNDLELGLCYLPYGAGCVVASLGQGYVLDWNYGRIARKIGFTIDRRRGDDLRKFPIEEARLQPVYPAVAVGLVALVAYGWVLHIETSVAAPLVLQSIIGLTITGSFSIMNTLIVDLFPDAPATATAANNLVRCALGAVGTAVIEHMIAGMGRGWSFTFLAALCAVLSPMLFLIVRRGPRWRNERRAREDAS; encoded by the coding sequence ATGAGACATGATGGACTGAATGAGAAGGGGCCAGAAGGGAAACAACAATGTCCCCTTTCAACTCCGTCCCTTCATGAGCCACCCGTTGCTCCACTACCATCAGACTCGAACGCTGGActcgccaacgacgacaaagACCAACATGGAGCGCCCCCGGACGACGCACCGGAAGATCCTGAGAACCTCGCCCGGCAGCCAAGCGGCCCGGCCTACAGCGTCTTCACGCCCTCGACCAAGCGCTGGATCGCCTTCATGGCCGCCATTGCCTGCTTCGTCCCGCCCATGTCCGCCAACATCTACTACCCAGTCCTGGCCCCtatcgccgacgacctcggcgtctcCGTCGCCCTTGTCAACCTGACCGTCACCTCCTACATGGTCCTCCAGGCCATCTCCCCGACCATTTTCGGCGACTTTGGCGACAtggctggccgccgcccggccttcctcgtcgccttcacCATCTACCTCGTCGCCTGCGTCGGCCTGGCCCTGCAGCGCAACTACGCCGCCCTTTTGGTCCTCCGCATGCTgcagagcggcggcagcagcggcgccatcgccctGGGCTTCGCCATGGTCGCTGATATTTCCACGAGCTCCGAGCGCGGAAAGTACATGGGCATCGTTGGCGCCGGAATCAACGTTGGACCGACCATCGGACccgtgctcggcggcgtcttgaCCCAGTACTTTGGCTGGGCCTCTATATTCTGGTTCTGCGTCGTCCTGATCGGGCTGTGGCTCATTCCCTACGCCCTGTTCATCCCGGAAACGTGCcgcaacgtcgtcggcaaTGGATCCCTTCCCCCACAACCCTGGAACCGGCCCGTTGTCGACCttgttcgccgccgccgccgccgccgtcaccgtaGTAACATTACCGCAGAAAACGCTGATCCCCTCTCCCGGAGCGAgtccgccgcgacggcggcccagcccAGGCGCAAGCTCCGTTTCCCGAACCCCATCCGCTCCGTCAAGATCATCTTCGAAAAGGAGATGGGCCTCGTTCTCGCGTACAATAGTATGCTCTACGTGGCCTTCATCTGCGTCGCCGCGACCCTTGGCACCCTGTTCCGCGAGATCTACGGCTTCAACGACCTGGAGCTGGGCCTATGCTACCTCCCCTACGGCGCGGGATGCGTCGTTGCCAGCCTGGGCCAGGGCTACGTCCTCGACTGGAACTACGGCCGCATCGCCCGGAAGATTGGCTTCACCATCGACCGCCGGCGCGGTGACGACCTGAGAAAGTTCCCGATTGAGGAGGCGCGCCTGCAACCCGTTTATCCGGCCGTCGCAGTTGGGCTCGTCGCCTTGGTGGCGTACGGGTGGGTGCTGCATATCGAGACGAGCGTTGCCGCACCGCTGGTCCTGCAGAGCATCATTGGTCTCACTATCACGGGCTCCTTCAGCATCATGAACACCTTGATCGTCGACCTATTTCCGGACGCCcccgccacggccacggccgccaaCAACCTCGTGAGGTGCGCCctgggcgccgtcggcacgGCTGTCATAGAGCACATGATCGCTGGcatggggagggggtggtcGTTTACGTTTCTGGCCGCCTTGTGCGCGGTCTTGAGCCCGATGTTGTTTTTAATCGTGAGGAGAGGTCCCAGGTGGAGGAATGAAagacgggcgagggaggaCGCTTCATGA
- a CDS encoding Putative TMEM85/ER membrane protein complex subunit 4 — protein sequence MALINGDVPRWVVDLQAPPAAKSKVPGVSDPPGYPVQTSSSKKQKDQKIQPRKQQTPEEMDTLKVKKAWEVALAPVKNLPMTAIMMYMSGNSLQIFSIMMVVMAFKNPLVGLTAVNQAFERFESETNKGKMLQVKVAYIAMQFVALALAVWKVNSMGLLPTTRSDWLAWEAQREPLESSVPAL from the exons ATGGCTCTGATCAACGGTGACGTGCCGCGATGGGTGGTCGATCTGCAAGCCCCTCCGGCCGCGAAGTCTAAGGTCCCGGGCGTCTCCGACCCGCCAGGCTACCCGGTGCAAACATCCAGCTCTAAG AAACAGAAGGACCAGAAGATTCAGCCGCGCAAGCAACAGACACCAGAGGAGATGGATACCCTAAAGGTCAAGAAGGCTTGGGAAGTGGCGCTCGCACCCGTCAAGAACCTGCCCATGACAGCCATCATGATGTACATGTCCGGCAACTCTCTCCAGATCTTCAGTATCATGATGGTCGTGATGGCGTTCAAGAACCCGCTCGTGGGCCTGACCGCCGTCAACCAGGCGTTTGAGAGATTCGAGTCGGAAACGAACAAGGGCAAGATGCTACAGGTCAAGGTGGCATACATCGCCATGCAATTCGTGGCACTGGCTTTGGCGGTCTGGAAAGTCAACTCTATGGGTCTGCTACC GACAACGCGATCAGATTGGTTGGCTTGGGAAGCTCAGAGAGAGCCTTTGGAGTCCTCGGTTCCCGCTCTATAG
- a CDS encoding Putative clathrin/coatomer adaptor, adaptin-like, armadillo-like helical, AP complex subunit beta, translating into MSGPQGGGDSKLFARGKVAELRLELNSGGKKDKNNVNKKIALKKIVANMTMSNNDMVALFPDIISCMHIQSLEIKKMCFLFLVNYARMRPEIAIQAIPVLEQDMEDHNPLVRALALRTMSYIHVREFVEATVPLVKHMLKDADPYVRKTAAFCVAKLYDHDRRTVEGSDLIDRLNTLLRDDNPTVVASALASLMDIWERSDAIKLTIDYSNASKMVAILPDCSEWGQTYILEALMSYVPQESGEALLLAERISPRLSHSNSAVVLTCIRVVLYLMNYISDQRQITMLCKKLSPPLVTLLAKGPEVQYLALRNALLILQRRPEVLRNDIRVFFCKYNDPIYVKVTKLELIFMLANEGNIDEVLTELREYATEIDVHFVRKAVRAIGKLAIKIEPASRQCINLLLELVATKVTYIVQEATVVIRNIFRKYPNQYESIIGTLCEHLDSLDEPEAKAAMVWVIGQYADRIENSEALLEDFLYSFAEEPVEVQLALLTATVKLFIQRPTKGQELVPRVLKWATEETDNPDLRDRAYMYWRLLSTDMAAAKQIVMGEKPPITAESERLDPATLEEMCLNVGTLATVYLKPVQTVFRSARPRKLLDSPALQKHLLPTSIENQKSLSMLGMGGQAQDASMHSQHVSQADGNLSQAVNDADAYFNSIGPQQMAAMRIDQGDVFGETTGYETGYVVNQHAPQQVVQPAQGSNGDLLVL; encoded by the exons ATGTCGGGCCCCCAGGGTGGAGGAGACTCCAAATTGTTTGCCAGG GGCAAGGTTGCTGAGCTGCGACTCGAGCTGAAcagcggcggcaagaaggacaagaacaaTGTGAACAAAAAGATCGCCCTCAAGAAGATTGTTGCCAACATGACCATGAGCAACAACGACATGGTCGCGCTGTTTCCCGACATCATCAGTTGTATGCATATCCAGAGCCTGGAGATCAAGAAGAT GTGCTTCTTGTTCCTAGTCAACTATGCGAGAATGCGACCTGAGATTGCCATACAGGCCATTCCTGTACTGGAGCAG GACATGGAGGACCACAATCCACTTGTCAGAGCTCTTGCCCTTCGAACAATGTCCTACATCCACGTAAGGGAATTCGTCGAAGCAACTGTGCCCCTGGTCAAGCACATGTTGAAGGATGCGGATCCATACGTCAGGAAAACGGCAGCGTTCTGTGTCGCCAAGCTTTACGACCACGACCGGCGTACAGTTGAGGGCTCCGACCTGATCGACAGGCTCAACACCCTACTCAGAGACGATAACCCGACCGTGGTCGCCAGCGCACTGGCATCGCTGATGGACATATGGGAGCGAAGTGACGCCATCAAGCTCACTATCGATTACAGCAATGCATCCAAAATGGTGGCTATTCTCCCCGACTGCTCAGA ATGGGGCCAAACATACATCCTTGAGGCACTCATGTCCTACGTTCCCCAGGAGTCGGGAGAAGCCTTGCTTCTTGCCGAGCGCATTTCGCCGCGCCTTTCGCACTCCAACTCGGCTGTGGTACTGACTTGCATCCGTGTCGTGCTCTATCTGATGAACTATATCTCGGACCAGAGGCAGATCACAATGTTATGCAAGAAGCTATCACCCCCACTGGTGACTCTTCTGGCAAAGGGGCCCGAGGTGCAGTACCTTGCTTTGAGGAATGCGCTCTTGATCTTGCAGCGTCGGCCGGAAGTGTTGCGCAACGACATCcgcgtcttcttctgcaAATACAACGACCCCATCTATGTCAAGGTCACGAAGCTGGAGCTCATCTTCATGCTCGCCAACGAGGGCAACATTGACGAAGTTCTCACGGAGCTTAGGGAGTACGCGACCGAGATCGATGTCCACTTCGTCCGCAAGGCCGTGCGCGCCATTGGCAAGCTGGCCATCAAGATTGAGCCGGCGTCGCGGCAATGCATCAAcctgctgctcgagctgGTTGCAACCAAGGTCACATATATCGTGCAGGAGGCGACGGTCGTCATAAGGAACATCTTCCGCAAGTACCCCAACCAATACGAGTCCATCATCGGCACGCTGTGCGAGCATCTTGACTCGTTGGACGAGCCagaggccaaggccgccatgGTGTGGGTCATTGGACAGTACGCCGACAGAATTGAGAACAGCGAGGCCCTGCTCGAGGATTTCCTGTACTCATTCGCGGAGGAGCCGGTTGAGGTGCAGCTGGCGCTGCTTACAGCGACGGTCAAGCTTTTCATCCAGCGACCGACCAAGGGCCAGGAACTGGTGCCCCGGGTGTTGAAGTGGGCgacggaggagacggacAACCCGGATCTCCGAGACAGGGCCTACATGTACTGGCGCCTGCTGTCGAcggacatggcggcggcgaagcagaTTGTCATGGGAGAGAAGCCGCCGATCACGGCTGAGTCCGAGCGGCTCGACCCGGCGACGCTGGAGGAGATGTGTCTCAACGTGGGGACGCTGGCGACGGTGTACCTAAAGCCAGTGCAGACGGTGTTCCGgtcggcgcggccgaggaaaCTGCTGGACTCGCCGGCGCTGCAGAAGCACCTGCTCCCGACGTCGATCGAGAACCAGAAGAGCCTGAGCATGCTGGGGATGGGCGGGCAGGCGCAGGACGCGAGCATGCACAGCCAGCACGTCAGCCAGGCGGATGGGAATTTGTCGCAGGCGGTCAATGACGCGGACGCTTACTTCAACAGCATCGGGCCGCAGCAGATGGCGGCCATGCGGATCGACCAGGGCGACGTGTTTGGTGAGACGACAGGATACGAGACCGGGTACGTGGTGAACCAGCATGCGCCTCAGCAGGTGGTGCAGCCGGCGCAGGGGAGCAACGGGGATCTTTTGGTTCTGTGA